The genomic region GCTAAGAACTATTGCAGCAAAGTTTCCCACATAACAGCTCAAAACCCTGAGGAAGCCATGCAGGGTGGAGAGTTGGCTGTTCTGCTGCAGGGGTGCTTTCTTTGCATTCATGCTTAGAAGAAGATGGCGAAATCCCAAAGGCTCTCTACTTCATTTTTAGCACTGTGAGTACTGAAATAATTAAAAGGAACTTTGGCCAAAAGTTTTTACTTTGTACTTAGACATAAATATATCCTACTTAAATTAAGAAAATCCACAAGACTAAAACCCCCACATCCCTCTGGTTCCTCTTGGTGTATGTAGGAACTACAGATAGGCACTACTCAGAGAAGATGACAGGAACAAGAAAGTCACACTGTTTAGGTATCTAATTACAGTTCTGGTATCTTGCTTTATACACCAAGTGTGATGTTTGGTCATTTCTTCAAGCATCACATGCTTTTCTTAAAGCTCACAATGCTGGGCTCTTCAGAAAGGATGAAGTATTTGGTGTTCAGAGAGGCTCCCGTCACAGAGCGATGCAGGGCAGCAGGCCTGCAGTACATTCATTTTACTGACAATGTGGTTTTTAGCCTAGTAAAAGCCAGCACTTCTGTCAGTATGGTGACACTGAAACTTCTCCTGTGTTTACGAAGATTCACTCATTCTAAGTATCTCATTAACACACTCTGCTCTCCTCCTGCACATGAGTTAAACTCAACTCTTTGCACAAAGCCATCTGAAGCTGCAGGTCACCACTGAGAGACCCACTTATGCCTTGAATGGGCAGTCAATAGCTCACAGTCAGCCCTCTAGTTATCAACACAACTAGGAATTCTGTCCTTCACCATATCACTAGCTAAAAGgacttctttattatttttaatagcagCAGTGTTAAGAGCACATTTTTATCTGTATCAGCAAAATGGAGAAAAGggcaaattttattttcttaatttccaGTCACTTCTACATAATTTAGGATTTTAAGATTTGTAATTGGCCCAATGTGTAATGGCTGCATGACAAATTCTAGCTTCCCCTACGCTTCACTCATTTCATGTCCACTTTCATGAAGTTTCTGCCCATAATATCAGCCTAGGAAGGACTTCAATAAAACCTGCTTTTTAAACTGCTAGCCATATTCAATTCAAAATcacatttttgtgtgtatttaagAAAATCCTAAACCCAAAAtagaaaaacccaccaaaattTTAACAAACCGGGATGACGGACATGATCTTCAATTGCTTGTGTAAAGCACTATTGCAATTCGCTGGGCTCTGCCAGTCTGTGCCAGCGAATTTCTTGTGGTCCACTGGCAGGAGCTGACAGGGAGAACGTGGCACATACTGGGAGGTGGTCAGGGAACACAACACCCAGTTTCAAAGGCTGGTTCCTAGGGAAGCTCAGACCAGCTTATGGTGAAGATCTCTCTAATATTTGGTGATGCGCTGCATTAAAAAGCTTTCAACCCAAATTAAGTGACAAACTCACCGCGTACCTTATCAGGTGGCATTTAATTGACCTTTTCTTCTGCTACCAAGATCACAATAAATCTCGCTACCTCTGTCCTCCTGCGCCGTGGCAGGGAGTGGGCACAAGGCACAGGAGAGCCAGAGCCAGCTCTCCCGACTGCTCCGCTGCCTGCACAGCTCTCTCCTAAGGTATGGGAGCAaaggccaaattctgctctgTTACTTTTACAAGGTGAAGAGAAGAGGGAGTGCACAGGCACGAGAGAAACTGCCAAAAAACATTCATCATGGACACAGTTGTGACCCAAAGAGAAACAGTACCTTCGCATTTAAACACAAAACAAGCATCaatgaaaaaatacaaatcaTACATACCCTTCCCCCAAAACACTCACAACACTCTTCCCACCTGAAAAGataaaatgaacagaaatgatgcccaaaaaaatccaaaacaaaataaatctttgTTAACAGACACAGTCCCTGAAGTTCTAAGACACCATCTTGCTGTAGTCATACCACCTCATCTGACTCCAAACCATGTACTTCATAGAGAGTGTCCAAGATATTCAGCTGCTTTTCCATGGCTGGTAAGTAAATGTTGAGGTCCCTCTGCATTCCTTTGTAAAATGTTTCTTCCTGAGGCTCACACTCCTCTACAGACAGAGCTGCCACAAAGTCTTCATACGTTGGAGCTGCCCTTAAAGCTAACTGGGAAAGGAACCAAAGCTTTTAGATTTGtaaaacagaacaggaaaagaaactcaactaaacacacaaaaaccctctAAGACATCCCTCTATGCACTTAGACTGCATAGCTTTAATGTATTTATGTGTACATGCATATGTTAAGATTTTTAAATGAGAGGGAggctaatattttttttaatctctgtgtaGATCCCCAGTTTAAGACATCTTCAGACAGGCTTGATTTTTAGGAAGCATCTGTATATCACACTTTGTACAAACAAATAGCATACATTAGAAATTAATTAAATACAAACTCCAAATATGGTTTGTTAAGGGAGCTTCCAAACCAGCATCACACACTTCAGCACTGAAGTTCCATTCTCAAAACGCTCTTTAGGAACCTCTCCCCAACATTTCTGTTTCTCCCAGTTAAAGTCTCTGTCATGATTCCCTaggctttcctttttccttttacgTTTTCCAGTGACAGACACGAGGGGGAGCTGCCAGATTGGATAAAAACGAACCATTTCCTCTGGCCAATATATTCTACTTTGAGTCCCTGACACATTCTGCACTAACCCTTATTGAATGCTCACGTCCAAAGACCAATCAATCCTTAAAGCAACCGGAATCCCTCATTTTGTCATTTAATAGCCCTGCCAGTCTGTGCGAAAAAATacacaatgaaaaaaatatgCATGCAAAAGTGATCCATCTGTTTTGGCTCCAGGAAGAAGGTTCCACACTGAAAACCCAATACTGAACACTGTGATAACCACCATTCTCACCCTGAAAATAAAGTCTGACAACAGAATCTATTCATTTTAATGCTTAAAAATTCAACATGACTTATGAATTACACACAACGCCAGATCACATTAACAAGACTCCCCAGCTCTATCAGCAACTACGATAAATACTTACAGCAAAGACTCCGCGGACAACCCAACCATGGTGCTGCCGTAATGTCTTTCCATAAGCATtgtcttaaaggaaaaaataaataaatcaagagaCAGATGTATGGCAGTATTAAGTCTGCATCACAAAGACAACTTACAGCTTAGAAATTACTATTTATGGATATACTCTTGCCACTGGAAGCAAATAATGGCTGTTTCTGAGCACCCAAGTTATGACTGAAAGGAGATGACAGATTTAGGATTTCTGCACCggggtctcagctctgctgtcaAATCTCCTTCACTTCATCCATGGTAAGTAAGTGTTCTAACAGACAGGACGgcaaatgtaatttttatttgaCTAGCTATGCTTCACGCCTAACATTTCTCCTACTATTTAGTTCTCAGTTCAGTGCAAGTCTGATAAAATAATACACAGGGTGAAACAATCCTCCAAGCTGATGGTTAGCCAGCCTCAATCAAGGTGGTTAGCTCAGGCATTAATCAAAAGCCCTCTCGTTTGCATCCAAGGGTCAAGTTTTGAGTGTCATTGGAAAGGAAAGCACCGGGTCTTTACCAAAATAATCTTTGGGATCTCTCTTGCGAGTGCCTCTGAGTGCAGCCTTTGATGAAGACCCTTGTTATGTTCCTAGACAGCTCCACTTTCATATACAAAGCTTTCTATATACAAAGCCAAATATCTTTGAGCCATATTCTCCCAGTCTTAGTTTGTCACTGCTGTCATTTCATATCCTTGCCCTTCAGCTGAATTTTTAAGTATCTGACATAGTGTTAGACTTTCCCTGAGCTGTTCACCTTGAAGAAAGAGAACCTCAACATTTTGCTGCTTTAAGGTATTTGCTCAAAAGACTGCAGACAGTTATTATTGGAAGAGTGTAAACAGCCATAAGTTTTGCTGTACTCTGAAGTACTCCTTACCTATCAGTCTAATGACTGGGGAATGTGTCTGTTCTATCTTCACAGTAGGAGTGAAAATCTATGAGAACAGCATACAGTAAGGAGAGCAATGAAATAAGGAGAAAAAGAGTATTATGTAGCAAATAGGAATGATGAGTCTATTCTCTGCCTTATCAGCAAACATAAGGGACATTAAAAACATCAGAATTTTAAAAGCTGGCTAAGGTTTAAATCCCAATTAAAGACAAATCCCTTCAAAAAGCTGTTTGTTCCTCAGAAGATCATAAGACCTGGTGGatattccattttttattttcatttcatttcattagcTTGACATTCAAGGTTGTAGACAGAGAACACATACCCCCATCTTTACTTGAGATTCAAATAGCATGAGAAGGCCTATGTAAGAAACTCTAACAGCAAACCAAAGCTGCAATGGTGATAAAGATATGGGAGAGCTTTTCATGGGGAGAAAGGCAAAGGTGaagtgagaaaaaaacaacagcatgtCTCTGCCATGGACACAAAGCAATTCAAGAAGGAATTCACTGCTACGGCCTTCAGACTCAGAAGGTCAAATACGTGCTTTGACTTTCCACGGTGTTTAACATCTACATCTGGTAGCGGTGTATTTACAGTCCCACGTCCAAGAACTGCTTATATATTTCAGTGCATAGTAGTTATTTGTACTGATCCCATAAGGCAGCTGCTTAGCTGTTTAAAAGACCACTGGATTATCATAAGATTAGACTGCATGCATGTAGAGAGGGTCTTACTCAGGAACAACCACGTCAAGTCTAAGCAGGGTTTgtatttagttttatatttgctgTGGGCACTACCCTGACTTGGTAAGTGTCAGAAATTCTGTACTTcgaaaaaaaattccttcttctCCATTACAAACTCCCTTCTAATTGATATCAACAATTCACAGCCATACTAGCAAAGAGGTGATTTCAAAGAGTGACAGCCAATCTCAGACATAACTACAAAAATAACACAACAACTATAAATTTGCGAGTGTTCTTGCCGGAAACCAGTAGAGAAAATGGAATGAGACAAAGCACTTTTTTCCCTAAGATATGACTGTCTCCTCTGCCAAAAGTATGCCAATTAAAGGAATCTTTATCTGCTATTAAATCAACATTGACCAGTTGTCTAGTAATCTGCCTGAAGATGTCCATTTTCAAaaactgtacttttaaaaaaatttatgtCTTGGAAATTACTTGCATCATTAGTCACTGAAGGAAACACAGAttctaaacaagagagaaaatagcCTAGTATGTAAATTCAGAAGCACAGGAAGAATAAAGCAACTGGCACTTACTCAAAGCTGTTTGGATATTCTTTTCCCCATTCTTCACTTCTGTCAAAAACCCTTTCAAGAACTTTAAACCTCTGTCAGGATGAACccatgaaataaaaaagaaaccatgGTTATAACAAAGTAATCCAAAGTATAACAAAGCCCTCAAAGTTGCAATACAACTCAGAAGTGCATTAAAACTCAGAATTAAGGTGTCATTTTcaatctgaatttaaaaaaatgcagctacCTTCAGCTACCTTCTTCAGCTTCTCTCCTGACACGAAGAAAAATACTTTGCTAGAACACTTCTGCTGCAGCCTGCCTGATGTTCTGGCCCAGCAGAACAGTCATTCACTGTAACTTCacctttacaggaaaaaaaaaggttgcctGCCATTGCTTTTTTGGGCGTTTTGGCAAAGTCGCAGTGCTACAACCACAGACAACACATTAATCTTGGACCTAGCCCATTTGGATTGATGAAACCAGCAGAAAGTAAAAGGTGCGCTCCAAGTACACAAGCTTGTGCTGGTAAAAGGCCTCTCTGTCTAcagctacttgaaaggaggttgtagcatggagggtgttggcctctcctcccaagtagcaagtgataggatgagaggaaatggcctcaagttgcaccagtggaggtttagattggatattatgaaaaatttcttcatggaaagggttgtgaagcactgaaacaggctgcccaggaaagtggtggagtcaccatccctggaggtgtttaaaagacatatagatggggttcttagagacatggtttagtgctagaggtaggttatggttgaactcaatgatcttgagggtctcttccaactggaatgattctaatGATTCTCATTGCACCTTAGCAATTCATAGTGTAAGTACACACGAGGCCATTACCTTTTCAGCCACAAGAGAGCTTCTGTAGCAGAGTTTCTGACTTGTGCTACACCTGCATTCACTTCATGGAGTACTATCTTCTGGAGGGTATCAAACTCTTCTTTGTTGGTTATaaatttctggtttattttctggAGTGAAAACAAGAGGTGAAGCCTTTTAAGACCAAACAGTGACCTGTTCTGCAAATACCACCTATTTATCACAACTCCTCCCTGCAAAGGGATACCACAGATCCCCAACCACATTGCACACTCCCCACAGCACACCTGCCATGCCACACTGGGCCCATCTTCCCAGGGCACCACCCCAGACACATCTGGTTAACACAatccaaaaaaaagccccacattTCAGTCAAAGATTTACAGGGAACCTGCCATTTCTGTCTGACAAAATGCTTTAGGTTCCCATGGCATCCTCCACACCAGCAAAAAGGAGTTAGCTCAACCTGCTCTCCGATCAAAGTCCCATTTGCCTCAAGCTTCAGGTACAAGCAACATCACCTTCTGACAACTGCTAAGCTGCAAAATCTCAGTTACACATAGCAGTCATCAGCATGCTTaggctttttaatttatttccaagTTTGTTATGCACAACTCCTCataaaaacaagagagaaaaatataTACGGGGCAGATAAACACATTCTTCATCTACATTAAAGGAGAAGCTGCCTATCACTTGACAATGACTATTCAaggttttagtttttaaaatagcACCCTTCTCTTTTGCTATTTTCAGTATTTCAGTGGCTACCTTCAGTAAGAGAAGCACCAAACAAACTTGAATATATGCAATGTTCCTTATCATACACTCAGAAGAtatgctttgtttttcttcttttcttttgaaagaaaagctATGAAAAATCACAAGCAGCACTTCAAACCTATTCAGACTTTGAGCCGGAAGAACTATCAGACCAAGAACCACGGCTGCAGGGCTTGTCCTGACCTGCTGAGAAGTTGCTTCTTAACGCACCAACTTCCTCCTACTTGGTTGAGGAAAGGGATTTTTTCCTCCACCTCCTTTTGTTATACAATCCAAAGTCAATATTGCTACCATCACATCATGACTTATAACCTACTCAAGCTCAGAATCAAAGTCATATTCACTAGGTGTAACAGATATTTTATTTGGCAGTCAAACAAGTATCTTATAAGATTTCTCACAACAACTGGATTTCTTAAACACAGCATGTACTGTAAAAACAGAATTAGGGGTATTTCAGCATTCTGATCTGACAGATGGTAAcattataaaatattaaatagctTTCCACTATTGACTCCTACAACAAAGATTCTTGAGCTTTAGTGCCCAAAATagatattttgttaaaaaaaattttaaaaaggtgcCAGAAAGAAGGTGTTACCTTGATGTTACCTACAAAATCCATTTTGACAGGAGCAAAAACAGTTGGTCCCAGcttgtctaggaaaaaaaaaaaataagagaccatattttgtgtctttttccAGTCCTCATGCCTTAGCAACAACTAATTTCATTTACTCCCTTAACAATCCTTCTAAATGTCAGGAGAACACTAAATGAATAACATAAACCAAAGTCTTTCCTTGGTGTAGAACTGATCCACCTCAGTGGGTGCAAGTGTTAAAATACACCAACCTACAATTTGGAAGTCCTCAAAAgggttcatgctcacagggaccTCGCATCCACTGTCAGATGCAGGGGTCAAGCAGGTAGGGAGCTGCACTGGCTGGAGACAGaagtctttggaaaaaaaatcaaatagataGTACAGCTGATGGCATGCTGTCAGCTGTACTGGGCATGTAAGGTATATATACATGCTGCTCTTCTGAGGGGAAGAAATTGCTGTCCCAGACAGACCCATAAAGTTCCGGACAGTTTGTGCATGGGTCCCATCTAAATGAGAGTGGATCTTCCATAAAGCGAAGTAAGAAACATCTTCTGGTATCAGTCAAATTGATTCTGCTGATAGGAACTGTTTCTATTATATCACTTTAATCAGGAAGCTAATTCTCTAAGCCAACAGCTCCACCTTTTCTCGCAACTGGCACCAGTCAAAAGGAGTCAGAAGAAAAGGAGGAGCTGCTTACCCAGAACAGGTACAATTGCATAACACGACTCCAGAAACTCCTCTGTTGGTATGCCCTCCTCCTCCCGAAGCTCAATATCGCTGAACCTGGTATCCAGGACAAGCAGAAAAAGTTGTTAAATTAACAATTCCTTTTGTGCAACTTCTAAACGCAAAATTACATTTCATGCCCACTTCatttgcataaatgtaaaatttaTAGACATGGAACCACCAAGATAGCTTTTGTTTCATTACGTTAAATGACTGCAGAAATGCACATTTGGTGGTGTGCAAGCAGGGTTTGCAAttacaaacaaggaaaaaacctCCCACTCCACTCTGTACAGCTAATTCTACAAAGGCTATCTTCTTCAATTACTGTGCTATATCCAGTCTTGTTGAATAATCTCAGCAAATAAAGCTTTACAGGCAGAAGACTCTTAAAAATGAGTCAATTAAAGGCTTAACAAAGTTTCAATAATCCTTTTAATTGAAATCTGTACTACCTATTGCTCATGACGCTGAAGAAGGTAGGAGAATCGTTTTCATTTCTGTCTTCCTCACACAGGGTCGATCCACTTAAAGAATTCGTTTCTGACTGTAGCAGCTTTTGGGCACCAGAGCTATTTGCAGCTTGCAGCTTGTTCTCTCCATTTTCTTTAGTGCCTTACATTTAtaggaaacagaaggaaaacaaatatagaaaaataaaatggccACATACCCATACTGTTATTCCTGTTCAACAAGATGCTTTCTATTTGAGGGAAGGCATCTGGATATCTGGATCATGCAAGTTTAAAAGCTTCCCTGCCAGCAACATGACTCTCACTGCAGTTCCCCTACTGTCGACTGCTCAGACCACATTTTCACCAGTCCCTTCCCCATTGCTTTATAATCAGACAGAGCAAGCACCAGGCTCCAGTGCAGGTGAACCCACACATCCTCAGAAAGGACATCAATATGAGAGAAGAACGTTGAAGAAGTGATTGGGTGCAGCAGGGAGTAGACTCATCTCCCTAAAAGAAAGATCACTTCTCACATGGCTGTAACTTCACCAGTGCTGATAAACTGGCACAATGCATTTTCAAAAGAACAATAGTGACTTATTTGCTCCTTCTCATAAGTAAGTAAACTGGCTGCTTAGATGGGTACTGCTATGACATCAAAGGTTGCTATGTTCTCCCCGGTTTGTATTAGTATCTTTAAAGCTTCCAAATAAAAGATCCAGTTGCCTCTTCCCTGCTgtgttctgttttatttcttctttgggATCAAGTGCATCTGTGTCAAATAAACAGAACACTACACAGGTGGCCCCGAATGCATGTTATTCTGGAAGGACTTATCACGCTACACAACACCAGTTACAGAATTGGGAAAAATTCCAAAGGCAACCCATGTAAGAACAAAATCAACCTGATCATTGACTTGGGCTTAAAAACCTCAACTGATTCACTGACTGCACAGGTATGTTTTGGAATGGTGACCAGGCAGAGAAAGCTGCTGTTTGAGAACAATACAACAGGACAAGCAGAAATCATACATTACTTGTACAGACCCAAATTAAGCTCAGCAGACCTTAACAATATAGCTATGTTGGACGGAATTTTATACTGAATTAATTCAACAGTGTTTCGGTGAAGTCCCACACAAATCTAAGTTTCATGCTATTGCTCGGGTCATGGAAGAAATAAGGTACTTTCTAGTATTCTCTTAGTTGCAGAAAGTGTGAGTTTTGAATAAAGATTTGTGAAAACCATCAAGAAAGACTACAAGGTCAGCCCCTCCAAGATAGGCACACAAAGCATCAGTGTCCCCCTTCTGACAGCACAGCCCTACACACCAGCAGAGGTGCCGGCATTCCCAGCGAGGGCCTTTGGGAATAATGTGCCTGTCCACAGCGCAAGATGAGCCCGAGCTCTGTCAGGTTATATTGTTACACACGTCAGTCAGCATCTAGAGGAGCCTCCACTTGTCCaaaaaaggatttttaatttCCTTCCCCATTCGGTCCCAAGTTAGCTATCAACAAGGGCAGGAGCTATGCTGGGAAGACTTGACAACAGGCAGATATCAGACTAAAATACACTGACATTCCCTCTCTTGGGAAGCAACATATCAGCCCTCTCACAGGCACCCTACACCTCCCTTCATTTACACTTAAAGAGTAACAATGCTGGATAAAAGATGGTGCATATGTTTACCTGCCAAACCCTCTGCCATGTGATCTTCAACAGAAATATCACTTCCCCCCTCATTTGTCTCCAGGTTTAAACATTCCAGATTTTTAATAAGGGTTTGCTCTTGATGGCTAATTTCTGCTTTTACAGAGCCATTTTCACAGGGGTTCAATTCCATCTGCCTGAAGAAAGGGAAAGAATACTGGTTAGTGTATAAAACATTGCTTGGTAAGCTTCTTCCCCTGAAAACACATGAATAACAATAAGAGAAAAACAGTTGACAGAAATTATAGGCTGTCACAGGCTGCTCTGAGCAAAAGAACTTGtctaaaacaacaaaaggaaccaGGCAGCTCTTTGCAGCACATAGGATTAACACTTCGAGTTCGGTTTGCAGACTTGGAATATATTTACAATCACCTTTATTAAACAGAGACACAATCAAAAAAATACAATTGATTATGAAAATCACAGGCAGATATTGTAGTTAAAAGAATACGCCCTCATTAGTACTT from Patagioenas fasciata isolate bPatFas1 chromosome 2, bPatFas1.hap1, whole genome shotgun sequence harbors:
- the PLEKHA8 gene encoding pleckstrin homology domain-containing family A member 8 isoform X2 → MEGVLYKWTNYLSGWQPRWFLLCGGILSYYDSQEDAWKGCKGSIQMAVCEIQVHPADNTRMDLIIPGEQYFYLKARNAVERQKWLVALGTAKACLTDSRTQKEKEFTENTEALKTKMSELRLYCNLLVQQVHKTKEASISGVSEPESGIDMGALLKSTCDTFLKTLEECMQIANTAFTSELLHQTPPESPHLAVLRTNKVKHSVLSTTERQMELNPCENGSVKAEISHQEQTLIKNLECLNLETNEGGSDISVEDHMAEGLAGTKENGENKLQAANSSGAQKLLQSETNSLSGSTLCEEDRNENDSPTFFSVMSNRFSDIELREEEGIPTEEFLESCYAIVPVLDKLGPTVFAPVKMDFVGNIKKINQKFITNKEEFDTLQKIVLHEVNAGVAQVRNSATEALLWLKRGLKFLKGFLTEVKNGEKNIQTALNFHSYCEDRTDTFPSH
- the PLEKHA8 gene encoding pleckstrin homology domain-containing family A member 8 isoform X1, which codes for MEGVLYKWTNYLSGWQPRWFLLCGGILSYYDSQEDAWKGCKGSIQMAVCEIQVHPADNTRMDLIIPGEQYFYLKARNAVERQKWLVALGTAKACLTDSRTQKEKEFTENTEALKTKMSELRLYCNLLVQQVHKTKEASISGVSEPESGIDMGALLKSTCDTFLKTLEECMQIANTAFTSELLHQTPPESPHLAVLRTNKVKHSVLSTTERQMELNPCENGSVKAEISHQEQTLIKNLECLNLETNEGGSDISVEDHMAEGLAGTKENGENKLQAANSSGAQKLLQSETNSLSGSTLCEEDRNENDSPTFFSVMSNRFSDIELREEEGIPTEEFLESCYAIVPVLDKLGPTVFAPVKMDFVGNIKKINQKFITNKEEFDTLQKIVLHEVNAGVAQVRNSATEALLWLKRGLKFLKGFLTEVKNGEKNIQTALNNAYGKTLRQHHGWVVRGVFALALRAAPTYEDFVAALSVEECEPQEETFYKGMQRDLNIYLPAMEKQLNILDTLYEVHGLESDEVV